A window of the Lactuca sativa cultivar Salinas chromosome 5, Lsat_Salinas_v11, whole genome shotgun sequence genome harbors these coding sequences:
- the LOC111903530 gene encoding uncharacterized protein LOC111903530, with amino-acid sequence MIKTQENFETHSLSNLYNILKAHESEAKEIAQENSKLSFGVPLALVSKTTGKEVCSDGEADETEESHLMNYDDEVVDCYSNNMVRKFYKKRIGGNFNNRSVKKSLSNFGVAQKSVKTAEEKKEEKKIKKRLKQDSGYNCNYCNRHNHLTRDCMLKKQEEKNEKVKEEAYYAMKIEELQEKSKNLSMVAKNSTVEDGIYQIWSYGSDDEEMHHPTHEVMYAKHYGDHSEEKSMF; translated from the coding sequence ATGATCAAGACCCAAGAGAACTTCGAAACTCATTCACTGTCGAATCTCTACAACATCCTTAAAGCTCATGAGTCAGAGGCGAAAGAGATTGCACAAGAAAATAGCAAATTGAGCTTTGGAGTTCCTTTGGCACTAGTCTCGAAAACCACTGGGAAGGAAGTGTGTTCTGATGGTGAAGCAGATGAGACTGAAGAAAGTCATTTGATGAATTATGATGACGAAGTTGTGGACTGTTATTCAAATAATATGGTCAGGAAATTTTATAAGAAGCGAATTGGTGGAAACTTCAATAACAGATCAGTTAAGAAGTCTTTATCGAATTTTGGTGTTGCTCAAAAGAGTGTCAAAACGGctgaagagaagaaagaagaaaagaagattaAGAAAAGGCTAAAACAAGATTCTGGTTACAATTGTAATTATTGTAATAGACATAATCATCTTACAAGGGATTGCATGTTGAAGAAGCAAGAGGAGAAGAATGAGAAAGTGAAAGAAGAAGCTTACTATGCAATGAaaattgaagagcttcaagaaaagTCAAAGAATCTCTCTATGGTGGCTAAGAATTCAACTGTGGAAGATGGCATATACCAGATTTGGTCTTATGGTTCTGATGATGAGGAGATGCATCATCCGACGCATGAAGTTATGTATGCAAAGCACTATGGAGATCATTCTGAGGAGAAGAGCATGTTCTAA